A DNA window from Bubalus bubalis isolate 160015118507 breed Murrah chromosome 20, NDDB_SH_1, whole genome shotgun sequence contains the following coding sequences:
- the MORF4L1 gene encoding mortality factor 4-like protein 1 isoform X1 has product MAPKQDPKPKFQEGERVLCFHGPLLYEAKCVKVAIKDKQVKYFIHYSGWNKKSAVRPRRSEKTLKTREDIVALFPVPEGAPSVHHPFLTSSWDEWVPESRVLKYVDTNLQKQRELQKANQEQYAEGKMRGAAPGKKTAGLQQKNLDVKTKKNKQKTPGNGDGGSTSETPQPPRKKRARVDPTVENEETFMSRVEVKVKIPEELKPWLVDDWDLITRQKQLFYLPAKKNVDSILEDYANYKKSRGNTDNKEYAVNEVVAGIKEYFNVMLGTQLLYKFERPQYAEILADHPDAPMSQVYGAPHLLRLFVRIGAMLAYTPLDEKSLALLLNYLHDFLKYLAKNSATLFSASDYEVAPPEYHRKAV; this is encoded by the exons GTGAGAGAGTGCTGTGCTTTCATGGGCCTCTTCTTTATGAAGCAAAG tgtgtaAAAGTTGCCATAAAGGATAAACAAGTCAAATACTTCATCCATTACAGTGGTTGGAATAAAAA AAGTGCTGTGAGGCCCAGGCGCTCTGAAAAAACTTTGAAGACACGTGAGGATATTGTAGCCCTTTTTCCTGTTCCTGAAGGAGCTCCCTCAGTACACCACCCCTTCCTGACCTCTAG ttggGATGAATGGGTTCCAGAAAGCAGAGTACTCAAGTACGTGGATACCAATTTACAAAAACAAAGGGAGCTTCAGAAAGCCAATCA gGAGCAGTATGCAGAGGGGAAGATGCGAGGGGCTGCCCCTGGAAAGAAGACTGCTGGGCTGCAGCAGAAAAATCTTGACGT gaagacaaaaaagaacaaacagaaga CACCTGGAAATGGAGATGGTGGCAGCACCAGTGAGACACCTCAGCCTCCTCGCAAGAAAAGGGCTCGAGTAGATCCTACTGTTGAAAAT GAAGAGACATTCATGAGCAGGGTTGAAGTAAAAGTCAAGATTCCTGAAGAACTGAAGCCATGGCTTGTTGATGACTGGGACTTAATTACCCGGCAAAAACAG ctCTTCTATCTTCCTGCCAAGAAGAACGTGGATTCCATTCTAGAGGATTATGCAAATTACAAGAAATCTCGAGGAAACACAGATAATAA GGAGTATGCAGTCAATGAGGTTGTGGCCGGGATAAAGGAGTACTTCAATGTGATGCTGGGTACTCAACTGCTCTACAAATTTGAGAGGCCGCAGTACGCTGAGATCCTTGCGGACCACCCTGATGCACCCATGTCCCAGGTGTACGGGGCGCCGCATCTCCTGAGACTGTTCG TACGAATTGGAGCAATGTTGGCCTATACACCTCTGGATGAGAAGAGTCTTGCTTTATTACTGAATTATCTTCATGATTTCCTAAA atACCTGGCAAAGAACTCTGCAACTTTGTTTAGTGCCAGTGATTATGAAGTGGCTCCCCCTGAGTACCATCGGAAAGCTGTGTGA
- the MORF4L1 gene encoding mortality factor 4-like protein 1 isoform X2 has protein sequence MAPKQDPKPKFQEGERVLCFHGPLLYEAKCVKVAIKDKQVKYFIHYSGWNKNWDEWVPESRVLKYVDTNLQKQRELQKANQEQYAEGKMRGAAPGKKTAGLQQKNLDVKTKKNKQKTPGNGDGGSTSETPQPPRKKRARVDPTVENEETFMSRVEVKVKIPEELKPWLVDDWDLITRQKQLFYLPAKKNVDSILEDYANYKKSRGNTDNKEYAVNEVVAGIKEYFNVMLGTQLLYKFERPQYAEILADHPDAPMSQVYGAPHLLRLFVRIGAMLAYTPLDEKSLALLLNYLHDFLKYLAKNSATLFSASDYEVAPPEYHRKAV, from the exons GTGAGAGAGTGCTGTGCTTTCATGGGCCTCTTCTTTATGAAGCAAAG tgtgtaAAAGTTGCCATAAAGGATAAACAAGTCAAATACTTCATCCATTACAGTGGTTGGAATAAAAA ttggGATGAATGGGTTCCAGAAAGCAGAGTACTCAAGTACGTGGATACCAATTTACAAAAACAAAGGGAGCTTCAGAAAGCCAATCA gGAGCAGTATGCAGAGGGGAAGATGCGAGGGGCTGCCCCTGGAAAGAAGACTGCTGGGCTGCAGCAGAAAAATCTTGACGT gaagacaaaaaagaacaaacagaaga CACCTGGAAATGGAGATGGTGGCAGCACCAGTGAGACACCTCAGCCTCCTCGCAAGAAAAGGGCTCGAGTAGATCCTACTGTTGAAAAT GAAGAGACATTCATGAGCAGGGTTGAAGTAAAAGTCAAGATTCCTGAAGAACTGAAGCCATGGCTTGTTGATGACTGGGACTTAATTACCCGGCAAAAACAG ctCTTCTATCTTCCTGCCAAGAAGAACGTGGATTCCATTCTAGAGGATTATGCAAATTACAAGAAATCTCGAGGAAACACAGATAATAA GGAGTATGCAGTCAATGAGGTTGTGGCCGGGATAAAGGAGTACTTCAATGTGATGCTGGGTACTCAACTGCTCTACAAATTTGAGAGGCCGCAGTACGCTGAGATCCTTGCGGACCACCCTGATGCACCCATGTCCCAGGTGTACGGGGCGCCGCATCTCCTGAGACTGTTCG TACGAATTGGAGCAATGTTGGCCTATACACCTCTGGATGAGAAGAGTCTTGCTTTATTACTGAATTATCTTCATGATTTCCTAAA atACCTGGCAAAGAACTCTGCAACTTTGTTTAGTGCCAGTGATTATGAAGTGGCTCCCCCTGAGTACCATCGGAAAGCTGTGTGA